A single genomic interval of uncultured Desulfobulbus sp. harbors:
- a CDS encoding cobalamin biosynthesis protein: MPISATSTAEPGAACKPRVAILALSQGGSKLGRRLADELQADFFACKGRLAQVMAEVWPGYSRIVCIMATGIVVRTIAPLLTDKYRDPAVVVCDELGRFVISLISGHLGGANVLAHEVAAVTGGQAVLTTASDVLGRTALDLWCRDHGLSPVDKAGFTRAMARLVDRGSLTLWSRFPLGPLPPDLLPVADRQTADLVIDYRIADDIRGTQVVPKALVVGIGCNRGTPAQTIAKAVQATCEQHQLHPKAIARLASIDLKQDEVGLLAYGAETGLDITFYSKDQLNGVAEVSTSEAVLRATGAKGVAEPAALLCAGVGARLLVPKMKWIDTTTAVAEMADPLTTTSQGTLQQ; this comes from the coding sequence ATGCCGATTTCCGCCACGAGTACCGCTGAACCGGGCGCTGCGTGCAAACCGCGCGTAGCCATCCTGGCCCTGAGCCAGGGCGGATCGAAGCTCGGCCGGAGGCTGGCGGACGAGCTGCAGGCGGATTTCTTCGCCTGCAAGGGGCGCCTTGCCCAGGTCATGGCCGAGGTTTGGCCGGGGTACAGCCGCATTGTCTGCATCATGGCCACCGGCATCGTTGTGCGCACCATCGCCCCCTTGCTGACCGATAAATACCGAGATCCGGCAGTGGTTGTCTGCGATGAGCTGGGCCGCTTTGTCATCTCGCTGATCTCGGGCCACCTGGGCGGCGCCAATGTACTGGCCCATGAGGTCGCAGCCGTCACCGGCGGCCAGGCCGTGCTCACCACGGCCTCGGATGTGCTCGGCAGGACAGCGCTCGACCTCTGGTGCCGCGACCACGGCCTCAGCCCGGTCGACAAGGCCGGTTTTACCCGGGCCATGGCCCGGCTGGTGGATCGGGGTTCGCTGACCCTGTGGAGCCGCTTTCCCCTTGGCCCGCTGCCCCCGGACTTGCTGCCGGTTGCAGACCGGCAGACAGCCGACCTGGTGATCGATTACCGCATTGCCGACGATATTCGGGGAACCCAGGTGGTGCCCAAGGCACTGGTGGTCGGCATTGGCTGCAATCGGGGCACTCCGGCACAAACCATTGCCAAGGCGGTCCAGGCCACCTGCGAGCAACATCAGCTGCACCCCAAGGCCATTGCCCGGCTGGCCTCGATCGATCTCAAGCAGGATGAGGTCGGCCTGCTCGCCTATGGTGCCGAAACCGGGTTGGACATCACTTTTTACAGCAAGGACCAACTCAACGGTGTGGCGGAAGTATCCACCTCCGAGGCGGTGCTGCGGGCCACCGGCGCCAAGGGCGTCGCAGAACCGGCGGCACTGCTCTGCGCCGGGGTTGGCGCGCGCCTGCTGGTCCCGAAAATGAAATGGATCGATACCACCACCGCGGTTGCGGAGATGGCCGATCCCCTGACAACAACTTCACAAGGAACGCTGCAACAATGA